One Haloterrigena salifodinae DNA window includes the following coding sequences:
- a CDS encoding SDR family oxidoreductase yields the protein MTRNVLVAGAHGQVGQHVTELLAERGDTARAMVRDPDQTDEVEALGGDPVVADLTEDVADAVEGCDAIIFAAGSGGEDVYGVDRDGAINLIDAAEDAGIDRFVMLSSMGADDPESGPDALEDYLIAKAEADEYLRQSDLQETIVRPGELTTDSGTGTVEVGDDIGLNAGNIPREDVARTLVVALEHDELIGETFELLSGDEPIEEALETIAPR from the coding sequence GTGACTCGGAACGTACTCGTCGCCGGCGCACACGGACAGGTGGGACAGCACGTCACCGAACTGCTCGCCGAGCGCGGCGACACCGCTCGAGCGATGGTCCGCGATCCGGACCAGACCGACGAGGTGGAAGCACTGGGCGGCGACCCCGTCGTCGCGGATCTGACCGAGGACGTCGCGGACGCGGTCGAAGGCTGCGACGCGATCATCTTCGCCGCCGGCTCGGGCGGCGAGGACGTCTACGGCGTCGACCGCGACGGCGCGATCAACCTGATCGACGCCGCCGAAGACGCGGGAATTGACCGCTTCGTCATGCTCAGTTCGATGGGCGCCGACGACCCGGAGTCGGGCCCTGACGCCCTCGAGGACTACCTGATCGCCAAGGCCGAGGCCGACGAGTACCTCCGACAGAGCGACCTGCAGGAGACGATCGTCCGGCCGGGCGAACTGACGACCGACTCCGGAACCGGGACGGTCGAAGTCGGCGACGACATCGGGCTGAACGCCGGCAATATCCCCCGCGAGGACGTCGCCCGGACGCTCGTGGTCGCGCTCGAGCACGACGAACTGATCGGTGAGACGTTCGAACTCCTCTCGGGCGACGAACCGATTGAGGAGGCCCTCGAGACGATCGCCCCGCGATGA
- a CDS encoding phytoene/squalene synthase family protein, producing the protein MTTGQPEPPTDADLEWCYDAVHGVSRTFSITIDRLEEPMARHICLGYLLCRVADTIEDAGHIPPETQTELLTEYDRVLDPDADRTVSEFMTDVEPWLPEERGDDWEVVAQTPRVLRTFESLADEPREIMREPVRELVDGMAMFTDRYATEGGLRLQTVEELEEYCWYAAGTVGTLITGLVARGTSRERADEMRENARSFALLLQLVNIAKDVEDDYHEENNVYLPAEWLAAENVDVEAVTDEAHHGGVTNVIKRVTGRAERYLDDAQRYLEVVPEHHGNRLSAWAIPYLLAVGTLRELRERPEDVVREGDVKVSRAEVFALLQQFEDGVSRSNLAELRKEMAEKPLHH; encoded by the coding sequence ATGACCACGGGCCAGCCCGAACCTCCAACTGACGCCGACCTGGAGTGGTGTTACGACGCGGTTCACGGCGTTTCGCGGACCTTTTCGATAACGATCGATCGGCTCGAGGAGCCGATGGCGAGACACATCTGTCTGGGATACCTCCTCTGTCGGGTCGCCGACACGATCGAAGACGCAGGACACATTCCGCCGGAAACGCAGACGGAATTGCTCACCGAATACGATCGCGTGCTCGATCCGGATGCCGACCGAACCGTCTCGGAGTTCATGACCGACGTCGAGCCGTGGCTCCCCGAGGAACGCGGCGACGACTGGGAGGTCGTCGCCCAGACGCCGCGAGTGCTGAGGACCTTCGAGTCGCTTGCCGACGAGCCCCGCGAGATCATGCGCGAACCGGTTCGGGAACTCGTCGACGGCATGGCGATGTTCACCGACCGCTACGCCACCGAGGGCGGACTGCGCTTACAGACCGTCGAGGAACTCGAGGAGTACTGCTGGTACGCCGCCGGCACCGTCGGGACGCTGATCACCGGGCTGGTCGCCCGCGGCACCTCCCGAGAGCGGGCCGATGAGATGCGGGAGAACGCCCGTTCGTTCGCCCTCCTCTTGCAACTGGTCAACATCGCGAAAGACGTCGAGGACGACTACCACGAGGAGAACAACGTCTACCTCCCCGCCGAGTGGCTCGCGGCGGAGAACGTCGACGTCGAGGCGGTCACCGACGAGGCCCACCACGGTGGCGTCACGAACGTCATCAAGCGGGTGACAGGCCGCGCCGAGCGCTACCTCGACGACGCCCAACGGTACCTCGAGGTCGTCCCCGAACACCACGGTAACCGGCTCTCCGCGTGGGCGATTCCCTACCTGCTGGCCGTCGGGACGCTCCGCGAACTTCGAGAGCGACCCGAGGACGTCGTCCGCGAGGGCGACGTCAAGGTCTCTCGAGCCGAGGTCTTCGCGTTGCTCCAGCAGTTCGAGGACGGCGTCTCGCGGTCGAACCTGGCCGAACTGCGCAAGGAGATGGCGGAGAAACCGTTACACCACTGA
- a CDS encoding PadR family transcriptional regulator: MSKWLRSGRRRDICFLLAGSEDGELRSQQLKSRLESHYDEHLEPKSFYGSLSALEDAGFVEKHTEGLYDVYALTEAGERRVRNHYEWVRDCLGGNDSSE, from the coding sequence ATGAGCAAGTGGCTCCGGAGCGGGCGCCGCCGCGACATCTGTTTCCTACTAGCCGGTTCCGAGGACGGCGAACTGCGCAGCCAGCAGCTGAAGTCGCGCCTCGAGTCCCACTACGACGAGCACCTCGAGCCGAAGTCGTTCTACGGCTCGCTGTCGGCACTCGAGGACGCGGGCTTCGTCGAGAAACACACCGAAGGGCTGTACGACGTTTACGCGCTCACCGAGGCCGGCGAGCGGCGGGTCCGAAACCACTACGAGTGGGTTCGGGACTGTCTCGGGGGCAACGACTCGAGCGAGTAG
- a CDS encoding DUF7344 domain-containing protein, giving the protein MVRNVGRRSRPSIESSGDSRSDEPRELSQDEIFHILQTNRRRDVIAYLLDRTETDSVKMRDIAELVAAKENETTVENLTSTQRQRVYIPLYQSHLPKLDKEGIIEYDKPRGIVHPTDRLEIFRPYLDAANATAGDDRSTDGAPHGSVVRSNSEYYVGAIGAGVGLLAASASGLLPVSGLLLAAITVALFGLAHVAATLSVPRSTDGADESRPLY; this is encoded by the coding sequence ATGGTGCGAAACGTAGGACGTCGATCCCGCCCTTCGATAGAGTCCTCCGGGGATTCACGATCCGACGAGCCGCGCGAACTCTCTCAGGACGAGATCTTCCACATCCTCCAGACGAATCGCAGACGAGACGTGATCGCCTATCTGCTGGACAGAACGGAAACGGACTCCGTCAAGATGCGCGACATCGCCGAACTCGTCGCGGCGAAAGAAAACGAGACGACCGTCGAAAACCTAACCTCGACCCAGCGCCAGCGCGTCTACATCCCGCTGTACCAGAGCCATCTGCCGAAACTGGACAAGGAGGGGATCATCGAGTACGACAAACCCCGCGGCATCGTTCACCCGACCGATCGACTCGAGATCTTTCGCCCGTATCTCGACGCAGCGAACGCTACCGCCGGCGACGACCGGTCGACCGACGGCGCCCCTCACGGATCAGTTGTGCGTTCGAACAGCGAGTACTACGTCGGGGCGATCGGCGCGGGCGTCGGCCTGCTGGCGGCCTCTGCGTCCGGTTTGCTCCCGGTTTCCGGACTGCTTCTCGCGGCGATCACCGTCGCGCTGTTCGGTCTGGCTCACGTCGCCGCGACGCTCTCCGTCCCCCGCTCGACCGACGGCGCCGACGAAAGTCGCCCGCTCTACTGA
- a CDS encoding complex I subunit 1/NuoH family protein: MTLLPEAIARTLFGASPTALERAVAAITAAGLVALIPLTCAAIVIWAKRKVTAAFTDRIAPNRLGPFGTLIIVADAIRLLSKELIVPEGADRPAYDLGPVLVVFSAVIGFAVVPMGSVDGVTVQLADPETGLAYVFAVASLATLGLAMCGYASANKYSMLGGLRVVAQNIAYEIPLVVTGMSVVIFAGTLRTSEIVAAQQTTLVELGGLAIPSWYAIVNPFAFVLFLLANLAEVGRNPFDTPEAPTELVAGYQTEYSSVYFVLVYMGEFVHVFLGGALVATIFLGGPAGPLLPGFVWFLVKIWAVFLFTQWARSALPRVRIDQLIEIGWKGLLVLSFANLLLTAIVVGLLAP, from the coding sequence ATGACGTTACTCCCCGAGGCGATAGCACGGACGCTGTTCGGTGCCTCGCCGACCGCACTGGAACGGGCCGTCGCCGCGATCACGGCTGCCGGTCTTGTCGCGCTGATTCCGCTGACGTGTGCGGCGATCGTCATCTGGGCCAAGCGCAAGGTAACGGCCGCGTTCACTGACCGGATCGCCCCGAACCGGCTCGGGCCGTTCGGAACGCTGATTATCGTCGCCGACGCCATCCGCCTGCTCTCGAAAGAACTGATCGTCCCGGAGGGCGCCGACCGCCCGGCGTACGACCTCGGACCGGTCCTCGTCGTCTTCTCGGCCGTCATCGGGTTCGCGGTCGTTCCGATGGGGTCGGTCGATGGCGTCACCGTCCAGTTGGCAGACCCCGAAACGGGGCTCGCGTACGTCTTCGCGGTCGCGTCGCTCGCCACGCTCGGGCTGGCGATGTGCGGCTACGCGTCGGCGAACAAGTACTCGATGCTCGGCGGCCTGCGCGTGGTCGCACAGAACATCGCTTACGAGATCCCGCTGGTCGTCACCGGGATGTCGGTCGTGATCTTCGCCGGCACGCTCCGGACGAGTGAGATCGTCGCTGCCCAGCAGACGACGCTCGTCGAACTCGGTGGGCTGGCGATCCCGTCGTGGTACGCGATCGTCAACCCCTTCGCGTTTGTCCTCTTCCTGCTCGCGAACCTCGCGGAAGTAGGGCGCAATCCCTTCGATACGCCGGAAGCGCCAACTGAACTCGTCGCCGGCTACCAGACAGAGTACTCCTCGGTCTACTTCGTGCTCGTCTATATGGGTGAGTTCGTGCACGTCTTCCTGGGCGGTGCGCTCGTCGCGACGATCTTCCTCGGCGGACCGGCCGGTCCGCTCCTCCCTGGATTCGTCTGGTTCCTCGTCAAGATCTGGGCTGTGTTCCTGTTCACGCAGTGGGCCCGCTCCGCGCTGCCGCGGGTCCGGATCGACCAACTCATCGAGATTGGCTGGAAGGGACTGCTCGTCCTCTCGTTCGCCAACCTACTGCTCACGGCCATCGTCGTCGGTCTCCTGGCCCCCTGA
- a CDS encoding acyl-CoA dehydrogenase produces the protein MDFSLSPEQEQIRDMVSEFVDEEVVPIADEIDHDDEFPADLVSEMAELGLMGMPFPEKYGGAGLDYHSYAIGLEEISRGSGGLGTIVAAHTSLAGNMLYEFGDESQKEEYLTPLAEGRDIGAFALSEAGAGSDVPAMDTVAEKDGDEYVINGGKLWISNGSVADTVTLFAKTDPEAGNKGISSFIVRPEEDDGFIVEGTEEKLGDKGCPTAELRFDDLRIPESRRLGEEGEGFVHALKTLNGGRITIAARGVGIARAAFEEARDYANEREQFGQPIGEFQSIKHKLADMDTKIQAAKMLMHKAADKKIRSENYIKDASQAKLYASEVSREVANEGIQIHGGYGYTKDFAAQRFYRDAKLNEIYEGTSEVLRNTIGDQLLEE, from the coding sequence ATGGACTTCTCACTCTCACCCGAACAGGAGCAGATCCGCGACATGGTGTCGGAGTTCGTCGACGAGGAGGTCGTCCCGATCGCCGACGAGATCGACCACGACGACGAGTTCCCCGCGGACCTCGTGAGCGAGATGGCCGAGCTGGGGCTGATGGGGATGCCGTTCCCCGAGAAATACGGCGGTGCCGGGCTCGATTATCACTCCTACGCGATCGGCCTCGAGGAAATTTCCCGCGGTTCGGGCGGCCTCGGCACGATCGTCGCCGCCCACACGTCGCTGGCTGGAAACATGCTCTACGAGTTCGGCGACGAGTCCCAGAAGGAGGAGTACCTGACGCCGCTGGCGGAGGGTCGAGATATCGGCGCGTTCGCGCTTTCGGAAGCGGGCGCGGGCAGCGACGTGCCGGCGATGGACACCGTCGCCGAGAAGGACGGCGACGAGTACGTCATCAACGGCGGCAAGCTCTGGATCTCGAACGGCTCCGTCGCCGACACGGTCACCCTCTTCGCGAAGACCGATCCCGAGGCGGGCAACAAGGGAATCTCCTCCTTTATCGTCCGGCCCGAGGAGGACGACGGCTTCATCGTCGAGGGCACAGAGGAGAAACTCGGCGACAAGGGGTGTCCGACCGCCGAACTCCGGTTCGACGACCTCCGGATTCCGGAATCGCGACGGCTCGGCGAGGAGGGCGAGGGCTTCGTCCACGCGCTGAAGACGCTCAATGGCGGTCGGATCACCATCGCCGCCCGCGGGGTCGGCATCGCCCGCGCGGCCTTCGAGGAGGCCCGCGACTACGCCAACGAGCGCGAGCAGTTCGGCCAGCCTATCGGCGAGTTCCAGTCGATCAAGCACAAGCTGGCCGATATGGACACCAAGATCCAGGCCGCCAAGATGCTCATGCACAAAGCCGCGGACAAGAAGATCCGCAGCGAGAACTACATCAAAGACGCCTCCCAGGCCAAACTGTACGCCTCAGAGGTGAGTCGCGAGGTCGCCAACGAGGGGATCCAGATCCACGGCGGCTACGGCTACACCAAGGACTTCGCCGCCCAGCGGTTCTACCGCGACGCCAAGCTCAACGAGATCTACGAGGGCACCAGCGAGGTGCTGCGGAACACGATCGGCGACCAACTGCTTGAGGAGTAA
- a CDS encoding helix-turn-helix domain-containing protein, translating into MRYLRLTVRPTDREIHPVHTAMTEREFVDRVRMLHWNTTDVNVPAILFYVVGDPERLADALESIPEIESFGVTRIDERRCYCYTQGRTTEVERTLYGAFTRDGLVVLPPLTYEDDGGVRFGVVGEGDALRAALAAVPDGIDVAVERVGEYDTPRETVDAALTSRQRETLATAKAVGYYETPREATIEDVAAELDCARSTTAEHLQKAESRLVRTVL; encoded by the coding sequence ATGAGGTATCTCCGGCTGACCGTCCGGCCGACGGACCGCGAAATCCATCCGGTGCACACGGCCATGACGGAACGGGAATTCGTCGACCGCGTCCGGATGCTTCACTGGAACACCACGGACGTCAACGTCCCCGCGATCCTGTTCTACGTCGTCGGTGATCCCGAACGTCTCGCCGACGCGCTCGAGTCGATTCCCGAGATCGAGTCGTTCGGCGTCACCCGAATCGACGAACGGCGGTGCTACTGTTACACGCAGGGTCGGACGACCGAAGTCGAACGGACGCTGTACGGCGCGTTCACGCGGGACGGACTGGTTGTCCTCCCACCATTGACCTACGAGGACGACGGCGGGGTACGCTTTGGGGTCGTCGGTGAGGGCGACGCGCTCCGGGCGGCGCTGGCGGCCGTTCCGGACGGGATCGACGTCGCGGTCGAGCGCGTCGGGGAGTACGACACGCCGCGGGAGACCGTCGACGCCGCGCTCACGTCGCGCCAGCGGGAGACGCTCGCCACCGCGAAGGCGGTGGGCTATTACGAGACCCCGCGCGAGGCGACGATCGAAGACGTGGCCGCGGAACTGGACTGTGCGCGCAGTACTACGGCGGAACACCTCCAGAAGGCGGAGTCGCGTCTCGTTCGAACGGTGCTCTGA